Sequence from the Primulina huaijiensis isolate GDHJ02 chromosome 16, ASM1229523v2, whole genome shotgun sequence genome:
GACAGATGAACAACGTTTACCAAAGGTGTCCCTTATCCAGGCCACATCTGAGCAGCAGTCAACAGTGAATTCTCTGAGACATGGCACAAGGAACCGACCTCCAACAACTAAAGCTCTGGAAGCTCGAGCGAATGGATATTTGACCGTAAATCGAAGGCGGAAAAGTAAGGACACCGGTTGGCAAGAAGATCCATCGTCAAGACCTTTGCAGCGTAACTGTGTTATGGTAGGTCGTGATGAGTCATCCGACTGCATTTTTGGCAATTCGCAGAGTGAAAAAGCTGAGAATGGTGCACTTGATAGTGGAAATTGTAACATGCTTGGCAAACTTCAAACACAGCCTGTGGCAAATGAGGAGTCGGTTGAGGACAAGTTGGCTCGGAACTCAAGCCACGGGAACTGAAATTCATGCTGATGATTTTACCTGTTGTCATATGCTTGGGAGTTCTTGGGACATTAACAGATGATATTCCAGTGTTGGAGATGATGCTTTGCATAATTGCATTGCTCGTGCTGTTAACAATCAGAAAATCCATATGGATAAgcttcttgttttgttttattttccttTAAAGTGTAATGTTTACATGAATTTTGTTCATACCTCCATATTCTTATTCCTTGTGTCTACTATTTACTTTTTTCTGACGTCTAATGATTATAGTATTATTTGCAAATTGCAAGATAGAATCAGAGGTCGAGTTTTGCGCGCCAAACAGTAACATGTATGTAATGCTTCTTAGATACAAAACGTGAAAACCTGTGAACCATTCCCGAATCAAATCATATATAGAAACCAGCGCTGTTTCTTTAAGGGGGGATGATAAGTCTAGAAGTGAGGAGAAAAAATGGAAAAAGGGAGttcattaaatgaaacaaatgaaGGGCTAAAGAAAGGGCCCACAAAAAGAGAGAACTGATAAATTCAAATCAAAAGGGACTGCAGCCAGTCCGATGAAAATTCATAAGCAACAAAAGTTACAGCACTAGCAGGCGCTGCTTTGACAACAGATGGGGTGATGCCCTTATAAAGACCGGCCCAACCCTCTGCATGCAAAATTTGCTTGAGAGCATGATACATATTTCTGTAAGCGTGATGCTTTACTCCAGCTCCATATCTTGGATCCCTTCGCAGTCCTTCTATCTGCAAATGAATTACACGTGAATATGAGGTAGAATAGGGAAAAGAGATCAATAATCTAACCATGTATAAGTGATATTACATCATACACGGATTGCTTATCCGCTGTTGTaaacattaatattattataataaaatattgtttcttctaaaaaaaaaaaaaaaaaaattacatcatACATATCTCCACCGTAAAGGCTGAAGTCAATGTCGTGTAAAACCCAGTATTGGGACTCGGGCATTCGTGGTCGGAGAGAATCTTAAATCCAGATCATTGTCCCTAAcaaagttgttacaagtgtgcGCTTGGCTGCGCATCGCCGCCTATGTAATAACCCAGGCGCAGCACTTGAAACTTATGCGCGCGCCTCTGTCTAGGGGCGAGACATCCGAGAGGCGCATAAACGTGCACTTTAAAGAAATGAGTTCATATTTTgtagttaaataaaaattaactcaaGTCCAACCAATTTTGAAGCCCGATTAGCAAATTCATGgctatttaatgataaaaaaccaTATCGCCACTCATTAATGCAAGACATTTTTATCAGAAAATTCGGAAGTACTCTATGCAGacttttattataatattcccCTTATTGTCAATATTTTTATCGAATATGATTATCTACATTGTTACTGCTCATTACAGTATGACCATTATAAATCAAATTGtgttattttgttaaataaaaaagaaaagaaaaactaaAACAGAAAAAACAAACATATTTGAAGAAAGAGAAGCCAATAATACGGGTCTGCGATACAAATATGTTTTCCATCACAATGTAAATTCTTGTCATTCAATGATCTAATTTTTTCTAAACTCATGACTCACCATTGTTTTGGAAGATGATGAGGTTGATATAGTTGAAGAGGATGAAGagaaatttgatatttaaagtttttttctttatatacTATGAATTTATGACTTATTCATGAATTTTAGATGATTAAAGTTTTTTCTTATTATGATTTACCGTAGATTATctattaatgaatttttatttatattgtttgctatctttgtgaaaaatacttaatttatgtaatattatagtataaatcactttatatatattgaattttaaaatttatgtcaaATGCACTTTACTTCAATAAAGCGTACGCTTCGTCTTGTGACGGGCTCGGGCTCCAGGATACCCCAGCGCTTTAGTGTGCCTCGCGCATTAAATAACTATGGTCCCTAATCATCTCTCACTCATTTCACTTTGGGCCTATGTCTATCATATTAGTGTTTTCCTCAGTTATATTAGACTCGTTCTACTTTAAGAGATATGGCTTGATCCCCTCCATATATCATGCTTCACATCTATATATACAGGTTGTGATATGCCTTAAACTTCTGCCGCTTAACAAATTCTCtggaaaaaacaaaacaacagCTAAATAAGGCGAGGCGTCTCACCTGAAATCTTTTCTTAACAACATCAAGGGGATGGCACACAGTTTTAGCACATGTTCCAGCAGCCAAGCCACAAACAAATAGCTGGAAGCCAGTGAGGGAATCATCAGTTTGTCTCGTATAAGATCGGTCGTGGTTCCAAGCCTAGAGGATGGAAAGAACCAAATCAAGCGTAAGTCACATCcagtttttactatttaatgaaaaaacTATTATCATTCATTACAAAGACGAGTAAAGAGAATAGTGCACCATTGTCCACCGTTTGAATGTATCGTAGGTTCCGAAATGCAAACCAGCATAAGGAACTATCTCAATCAGTGTAGGTGTCAATCCAGCATACAAACCTCGAATGCCCCGAGTTTCAAGTATGCCAACAAATGCAGCCCGCATGTTAGGGTAAACCTGATATCGCAAAACACCTTAATTATATACAAGCAATCATACACACTTCACGTGTGAAAATATCGAATAATTATATTTCGTTTTtatcaaatttagaaaattgTTAAAACGTATAGAGAAAAACAAATTCccattaagtttaaaattatatggataaataacaaaaataaattataatatttatgaaactACCCCGTTTGATACttgttattttaattgagctttTGGACTCCGTCTGTAACTAGTACAGCAACTCCAAGCCGACAATATCAGTAGATAAAATACCCAGTGTTGAGTGTTTTGAGATCAAACCTCAGAACTCATGGAAAAATATGATCTTTTCAACTCAAAATACTGATTGATGAAAGCTCAATACCTTTGGCTCTCCCTGTGAAGCTAGAACGGTTCTTAGAAGATCAAATGGATAGGAACCTACAGTAGCAGCACAGCCTGCTAATCCCCCGCTAACAAATGAAAGGTATGGGCTTAAATTAATGTGATCTTCTGCAAAAACGAAATAATAAGGAGACATGCTATTAGAAACTTCACTGTAAAAATAATTCCATTCACCTCAACAAAAAAACTCTCCCTCTAGAGCATATATCCTCTACTTATGTCTTTCGTGCTTTTTTTTGCCTCCTAAAAATCAGCAGTGTCGAGTTGGAAGGTTTGACAGGATCCTACTAATATGATAATGACAAATTAGCAATAATGTCTACTGGCAAGTTACATTGTCTACAGATGTAGGAAATATGAATACCAACACCACGAAGTAAAAAATTAAGTTTTGAAGGCAAACTCCAATTAAATAATTCATGTTTATAAGAGGAATTGATGTCATacattgatttaatttttttgcatttataatcaatcatataaaaaaaatcatatatctaattaCCTAGTTAAAATAGAAATCTAACATAATTTAGTTTCAAAATTTTTCctcattttccttttctttagtAGAATCAAGGTGTAACCACAGCATCCAtgcatgcattttttttttttttttacaaaaaccaACAACAGATTTCATAGCATGTTTACATAGATGATGGACTCTACATGCTTTCTTCATGATCGTTGGGTATTAAAATATTGTATCCAAGCGAAAAATGAACCAATCTAAGCTACAACAGAAACTTCAACCTTATAAACGGAGAGGAGGAAAACAAAATTCAGTAGACACTGTAGTTAAACAATTGACATATCAATTGAAGCGGAAGCGGAAGCAGAGACATTACTACACACCTGACTTCGAAGAACCAGAAACTAAAGTCTTCACTTTGTGCAAAACAGCAAATTGAATAGCTGTATATGGCATAACCATCAGTAGGGCTGGAACATTTCCCCTCCAAAACCCCTGTcatgaaaaaaatttgagaacGAGGCAGGTTTGATAAAACTATCATGCAAAAGAACCATGAGAGCCGGTGGAAGCATAAACCATGGTTTATCCATggaaaatcaatttaaatatatatgatataccATTTAAACCAGTTTATGAACTAATCATTATAggtttatataaaaattgattattattaaaaaaaaatcactccCACTAAACCAGATCATAATGTTACCTACCCTTACTTAGATGTTTTAATTGCAGTGATCCAAATGGATGAGTTTACACAATGCCTAAAAATTAttccaaaatcaaataaatcttaGTTCATGAGTAATAATACCCGTAAACCTTCCTCCCTAAATATGTCCTTGGTCGCTTGCAGCATCCCAGTATATTTTGATGGACCATTTGCATCTCGGCGAAGTAAAGCCCACTGTGAAATGGGTTCCAGCTGAACCTGCATACATAGATCTCATCGAATAATTTCACTCATCTTCATGTACAGGTATGAGAACATACAAATATATACGTTTACATGTGTCAGAAAgagttttaataattagataacTCAACATGAATCCCTTTACTGAAACGCTCAGTCACAACACAACTAATCAGCCAAACAACAGGATAACACAAACAATACAGCTATTTGATCAAGTTTACTAAACCACATTTTTTTGGGTTACTATTAGTTACTGTAAAGTTCAAACTAACACTTTAAGTAAAAAAAACTCTACCTGGAATCTGATTTTAATTACATCCAGTGGAGACGTGACAGTTCTTGATACAGCACCTGATATTGCACCCGCGGTGGCATGAATCAAAGGCCCTTTCAGCTTCCCCTGATCTTCCATTCACCTCCTTCAATACACTACAAAAACctacaaaaaaatatcaaattttcatGAACCAGACCCCGCTCTCATCAATTTCACTTTACTTCCCAAATCGACACCCAGAATCCAGATACCaggaaaagtaaaaaaattccTACACCAAGTCCCAACAAATGAAAACTGCACTAAAACATTAAAAAGGCGCCAATTTTTTGTCAgaatcataaaaaattacagGTTTGTTGAATATATGCTCACGAATGGACAAATAGTAAGCATTTGCAGGCAAAGAACAAACCGTTAAACGAATAAAGATAATAGTTTTCTCCTCtaagaaatttggaaaaaaaaaacacataccTGCGCGAACGAGGGAAGAAAGAGAGCAGCCACCATTGACAATCTGAGAGAGTCGAaaatgttttgtatatatatgttcGTGCCAGAAGAAAGAAACTGAGTTTTTTCGTTGCTCTCCGCCAACAAAATCTATTtggacgtaaattttatattaaaatagatCAATTTCTGTATCAAATACAACTTTCAACTCCaacccatttacttcaaattttacaccaaaaaaatattttcaaaatattttttttatttatattatttataaatcattaaatcgaattattctttaattattaataattaacataaataaatatttaaaaaatcaataattattattttaaaattttatgtttagtatctcattattaaaataatattttattattatttaaataatatttatatttaagaataaacaataaaattaatacatatttatttaaaaataaacaataaaataatacatatttataataattaaaacaaaaaaataaaaataagtaaataacCTCTTGCGCCAAATTTGGCTCCATTGGAGTCAATTTTTGCCATTTTGGTGCAAATGTTCGAAATGCCTTTAGAAAATTTGGGTGAGGTAAAAGCCCCGATGTCGAGGCTTTGAAAAAAGTCGTCTCGATCGATATTACAACTAAAAacgaatatatataatataaaaattaatattttttaattagatAAATTCAGTCAAAAAATTGTCATGTACAACATATTCATTTGTGATTATATCATACAGTATAGTATTTTGTAAAGTTTAGGATTTACTTGGGTGCGTTGGTATATGATGACTCGtaataaaaaattgataattatataaTGTGATTAATTATGGTTAAGATTATTGATTTGGATATAAcggtaataataataaaaatctattattgtgatatatcaaagtcttttaacAAAAACATATCATTGTGATTAGGAAAAAGCTATCATtgtgatagaaagggtgacataggagcatttaaattctccgaacatccgtaaaaaatttgtgtgttcATTTCAATTATACTGTCAGTTTTACATCATAGGAGCATTtaaattctccgaacatccgtaaaaaatttgtgtgttcATTTCAATTATACTGTCAGTTTTACATTATACCATTTCTTAGTATTCAATCTGTATTTTAGTCTAATTCcgtatttttatcagttgactgATTTATATCGATAAAAAAGATTTCAGGATCAGTTCTTCAGAGAACTGATTCGTATTCTAAAATGAGAACAAAAATacagagtgtttattcaactcccccttctaaacactctaaCTAccttaaccgatcctatcaagtggtatcggAGCGGTTATTTTTGTCTTGAATACTCTCACGCTCAAACTGATACTAAAAATCATGTCATCATTCAACAAGATTCCAATGTTCTCCATGGAAGAATTTGACTATTGGAAGATCAGAATGCAAGCTCATCTAGCTGcctgacatgtggtatgtcataacagatggacccatgaagatcaTGAAATCTGACACAACTGTTGCTCTGACTGATGGAGCACTATATCGAATAGAGAAGCCACGAGATGATTGGACTTCAGAAGGTAAGAGAAAGGCTAATTTAGACAATGTTGCCAAGGACATCTTGTGTAAGACTCTGGACAAAAACACTTTTAGCAAAATCAAAATATGTAAATCAGCTAAGGAAATCAGGGAAAAGCTGATTCAGctatgtgaaggaaatgagcagacaaaagaaaacaagctgtcagttgctgttcagacatttgataatatcaagatgaaagcaggagaattgatgaatgattttgatgaaagagTTAGCAACATAGTGAACAAGCTGAATGTACTTGGAAGAGTGCACTCAAATAAAGAGATTGCCCTGAAAGTAATGTGTGGCCTTCCCAAAGAGTGGGATGTTTAAACCATGGCCATTAGAAAATCTAAAGATTTGAACAAGATGTAATTACATGACCTATTTGCAGATCTGAAAGCCTATGATTTTGATATGCAAACCAGAGAATGCGAGCCAAACATTCCACCAGTTACAACTTCTCTAAGCGCACTGAAACTAGAACCAGCAGTTTCAGTTGAGAAGTCATCATAACAGCTAAGtaatgatgcaatgtcattatttgtgaTAAAGTTTGGAAAGTTCACAAGAAATAATAAAGGTTCTTTTCAGAgaaactgaaacgtccactactcgtttttttttaaaatatactagaattttttttccttaaaactttcggccatatatatatatatatacctttaaaataattttgcaccatttaaaataaactcaccaaataattttttaaaaatccaaaaaaacgcaattcaaaacatgaaaacgtaaatcgtcaaccaaacctaaatttagcatttttctcaaaataaagaataaacatCTTAATCTctaaaaaatctctcaaaagcatcataagtcataaatctttaaagta
This genomic interval carries:
- the LOC140961352 gene encoding mitochondrial thiamine diphosphate carrier 2-like: MEDQGKLKGPLIHATAGAISGAVSRTVTSPLDVIKIRFQVQLEPISQWALLRRDANGPSKYTGMLQATKDIFREEGLRGFWRGNVPALLMVMPYTAIQFAVLHKVKTLVSGSSKSEDHINLSPYLSFVSGGLAGCAATVGSYPFDLLRTVLASQGEPKVYPNMRAAFVGILETRGIRGLYAGLTPTLIEIVPYAGLHFGTYDTFKRWTMAWNHDRSYTRQTDDSLTGFQLFVCGLAAGTCAKTVCHPLDVVKKRFQIEGLRRDPRYGAGVKHHAYRNMYHALKQILHAEGWAGLYKGITPSVVKAAPASAVTFVAYEFSSDWLQSLLI